A genomic window from Triticum urartu cultivar G1812 chromosome 7, Tu2.1, whole genome shotgun sequence includes:
- the LOC125522756 gene encoding receptor-like protein kinase 7 → MQFWSRLAAAQPIVFNEQAIVDNLTEDNLTSIFASRKTWRDKQVYLVHAQGIGTLVAKKFQNENPALQVDENVKNRCKSEMNLLANICHDNIIKVVDHIRREDAIMLVYRYPVNGSLQSWLHQPMGAAQPLSWPKRSIIATGVAQGLSHLHHGCNKPVVHHNISPNNILLDHTFKPVIAGFDDAQMNMARLGQPLPITDLPPGNFGYAAPEYGNTTNPMTEKVDTYSYGVLLLVIVTGQESSGAGADGHLANWARNC, encoded by the exons ATGCAGTTCTGGAGCCGTCTTGCGGCGGCGCAGCCTATTGTGTTCAATGAACAAGCCATAGTCGACAACCTTACTGAAGATAACCTGACAAGCATTTTTGCTAGCAGAAAGACATGGAGGGACAAACAGGTGTACTTAGTCCATGCTCAGGGCATTGGTACGCTGGTTGCCAAGAAGTTCCAGAACGAGAACCCAGCACTGCAAGTGGACGAAAATGTCAAGAACCGCTGCAAGTCGGAGATGAACCTCTTAGCCAACATCTGTCATGACAACATCATCAAAGTCGTAGACCACATTCGAAGGGAAGACGCGATCATGCTCGTTTACAGATATCCGGTGAACGGCAGCCTTCAATCTTGGCTGCACCAACCGATGGGTGCTGCTCAGCCGCTGAGCTGGCCAAAGAGGAGCATCATCGCCACTGGCGTGGCACAAGGGCTCTCCCACTTGCACCACGGATGCAATAAGCCTGTTGTCCACCACAACATCAGCCCTAACAACATCTTGCTTGATCATACTTTCAAGCCTGTGATAGCCGGTTTTGATGATGCACAGATGAACATGGCCAGGCTCGGCCAACCGTTACCAATCACTGATCTGCCTCCTGGTAACTTTGGGTACGCAGCTCCAG AATATGGGAACACGACAAACCCTATGACGGAGAAGGTAGACACTTACAGCTATGGTGTGCTGCTGCTGGTGATTGTCACGGGGCAGGAGTCCAGTGGAGCTGGAGCAGATGGTCATTTGGCGAATTGGGCACGGAACTGTTAG